One genomic segment of Paenibacillus xylanexedens includes these proteins:
- a CDS encoding DUF2164 domain-containing protein, producing MQSYFEEERGEELGDLAAWGVLDLFMTQLAPYIYNQALRDARTTVNQRMASMEEDLFALEQKLPKTSR from the coding sequence ATCCAGTCGTATTTCGAAGAGGAACGTGGCGAAGAACTGGGTGATCTGGCCGCTTGGGGTGTCCTCGACCTGTTCATGACACAGCTCGCTCCCTACATATATAATCAGGCACTCCGTGACGCACGAACAACGGTCAATCAACGCATGGCCTCAATGGAAGAAGACCTGTTTGCACTGGAGCAAAAGTTACCCAAGACTTCCCGTTAA